In one Pseudoliparis swirei isolate HS2019 ecotype Mariana Trench chromosome 23, NWPU_hadal_v1, whole genome shotgun sequence genomic region, the following are encoded:
- the cdc42ep4a gene encoding cdc42 effector protein 4a, with protein sequence MPILKQLVSGSSHTKRRSRLDLTREMISAPLGDFRHTMHVGRSGDAFGDTSFLSTRSGEPPPDASFSSRSPRPGLLSRTFRSSKRSQSVTRVDQQRDTPAGSPTSVKNAMSLPFLNDEDRGHRVAKSLSSSPVNQLAEVDGRGAAAAAHYLELQERSFGELTELPESSNHYGGGMKHAESVMSFHLDLGPSMLGDILGVMEKEDDDLGYEEGKSSEGHASPPLSTHGEEENSVEREKEEEEAEEEEDSAEVQQRASMHAASSVDLGPENGSPYTPEYTPETRPKHLKHLDSCSMSSSGSVALDEKPNGQAYAGDTDSATFSAPPEEESNFSSFLEDEDDEIRV encoded by the coding sequence ATGCCAATCCTAAAACAGCTGGTGTCCGGCTCCTCCCACACCAAGCGCCGCTCGCGCCTCGACCTGACCAGGGAGATGATCAGCGCTCCGCTGGGCGACTTTCGCCACACCATGCATGTCGGCCGCAGCGGCGACGCCTTCGGCGACACCTCCTTTCTCAGCACGCGCTCGGGGGAACCGCCCCCTGATGCCAGTTTCTCCTCCCGCTCTCCTCGGCCCGGCCTCCTGTCTCGCACCTTCAGGAGCAGCAAGCGCTCCCAGTCGGTGACCAGAGTCGACCAGCAGAGAGACACCCCTGCTGGGTCGCCCACCTCCGTGAAGAACGCCATGTCGCTGCCCTTCCTCAACGACGAGGACAGAGGGCACAGGGTGGCGAAGAGTTTGTCCTCGAGTCCGGTAAATCAGCTCGCGGAGGTGGACGGGAGAGGCGCGGCTGCAGCTGCTCATTACCTGGAGCTGCAAGAGCGGAGCTTCGGCGAGCTCACCGAGCTTCCGGAGAGCTCCAACCACTACGGCGGTGGAATGAAGCACGCCGAGTCCGTCATGTCGTTCCATCTGGACCTGGGCCCCTCCATGCTGGGGGACATCCTGGGCGTCATGGAGAAGGAGGACGACGACCTCGGCTACGAGGAGGGCAAGAGCAGCGAGGGCCACGCCTCCCCGCCTCTCAGCACCCACGGGGAGGAAGAGAATAgtgtggagagagaaaaagaggaggaggaagcggaggaagaggaagactcCGCAGAAGTGCAGCAGCGGGCCTCTATGCATGCAGCCAGCTCTGTGGATCTGGGGCCTGAGAATGGAAGTCCCTACACCCCCGAGTACACCCCCGAGACTCGGCCCAAACATTTGAAGCATCTCGACAGCTGCTCCATGTCCAGCTCTGGCTCCGTCGCCCTGGACGAGAAGCCCAACGGCCAGGCCTATGCAGGAGATACAGACAGCGCCACGTTCAGTGCCCcgccagaggaggagagcaacttctcctctttcttggAAGATGAAGACGACGAGATCCGCGTATGA